In Sphingomonas sp. LT1P40, the DNA window ATAACCTAAAATCGTCCGATGCAAGTGCCTTCAATCGAGCAGATTGCACGCGGGCGAATTTGGCGGAAAATCGAGGATTTGCTGCGCCAGACGCGCAGCATTTTCCGGGCTGATCGGTGTGGCGGCGTAGGCGGCGCAGGCGGCGAATTTGGTAAGCAGCGTCGAATCGGCGATTGGTTTGTCGGGGTGACCAGCCGCCTGCATGATGCGGTGAATATGCCGCGTGCCGTCCCGCATCACGAAAGTCAGCGATCCGCTGGCAGCGTGCGCGCGGGTCCAGTCGGGGTTGCGGACTTCGACGACTTTCGCCGAGAGTGCGCGTGTGTGGGCGTCATTGATGCGGGCGGGGAGGAAGGTGGCGAGGGTGACCGCGCCATCGAGCAGCGCCGCAGCGACCGTGTAAGGAATGCTGAACTTGGCTTCGATCGCCTTGGTCGGCGCGGCCTTTACCGGCTGCGGGCGGATCAGCATTTCCTGGATCGGGCCGGTTTCCGCCTCGATCCGCTCGACTGCGGTCAGATCGACCCGGTCGCGCAGCGCCAGCGCTGCCTCGATATAGGGGTGCGTGCCGCGACAGGCTGGCCAAGGCTTGAAGCTGACCTGATCGCCAAAAAAGAACGTGCCGAGCCCGTCGAGTAGCACGTCCTTGGGCGGCCCGCCGCCATAGATGGCGAAGAAGCCGGCCTTGCCTTCCAGCGGTTCGGCGAAGGCGGTCGCGCCGACCTGTGCGAGCAATGCTGCTTCCACCGCTGCACGTGCGACGAAGCCTTCGCGCACGCCGCGCATCGGAGAGCTGGCGTCGTATTTAATCTCGCTGGGGAACGCGCCCTGCACCAGCGCGAGGCCCATCGCGTTGCGGATGCCATCGGCGTCGAGGCCGAGCAGCTTTGAGCATCCGGCCGCCGTGGCGATGAGGTTGACGAGTGGGGGCGGATACCAGCCGCCCTCCTCATAAGCGCGGGGCGGGGCGAGCGAGAGGCGGCAGGCGAGGTCGCTGCCCGCTGTCATAGCCGTGAGGACGTCGGCGAAGACGATGCCCGGATCGGCATCCCCCAGCGCCAGCAATGCGGGGACGAGCGCCGCGTTGGGATGCGCCGGTCCGGCGTCGAACGTGTCTCCAAAATCGAGCGCATGGGCGAGCGCACCGTTGGCCAGCGCCGCCAGCGAGGGTGTCGCCCGCGTCTCGAACCCGATCAACCGCGACGGCCCGGACGCAGCCAGCGCATGGGTGCGATAGGGCAGGGCATCCTCGCTCAACCCGCTCGCCCCCAGCATCACGCCGAGCGCATCGAGCAGCGCGCGGCGGGTCGCGTGAACGGTGGCGGGCGGCAGCGCATCGAAGGTCAGGTCAGCGAAATGCTGCACGATTTCGGCGGAAATAGCTTTATCACAAAACATTCTTTGCAAACGCTTTCATCGATCCTATTCGACATGCAAGCGAAAAGGAGCGAGCGATGCGGCGCAAGGCGATTTTGGCGGCGGTGACGGTAGCACTGGCATGGCCACATGCGATCATCGGGCAGTCCGCGCCGGCGCCGGAAGCCCTTCCCGGCGGCGCGCGCTGGGAGGCGGAGGTTCCAGCCAAGTGGAACGGGACGCTGCTGCTCTACAGTCGCGGTTATTCCCCCAATGTCGGCAACCCTGCCGCCGCGCCGAAACCACATCGTCAGGCGCTGCTGGATGCGGGTTACGCCATCGCCGGGTCGGATTATGGCAGCGGCGGCTGGTCGGTCGAAGAGGCGGTGCCAGCCCAGCGCGCGACGATCGCGGCGTTCGCGGCGAAATACGGCAAGCCGAAGCGCGTGATCGCGTGGGGATCGTCGATGGGCGGTCTGGTCAGCACTGCGCTGGCCGAGATCAAGGGCAGCGGGATCGACGGTGCCGCGGCGATGTGCGCGTCGATCGGTGGATCGCTGGGGATGATGAACATGGCGCTGGACGGTGCCTATGCGTTTCGCCTGCTGGTCGCGACGGATGCCCGCATCCGGCTGGTCGATGTTGATGACGACCGCGTCAACGGCAAGCGCGCACAGGATGCGCTGACGGCTGCGGTAAAGACGCCCGAGGGCCGCGCCCGCGTTGCGCTGGCGGGGGTGCTGTCGGGCATTCCGCACTGGACCAGCCGCGACAAGCCGGAACCCGCCGCGACCGATTACGATGCACAGGCCGACGAGATCGCGCGCGCGTTCGTCATGGGCACCTATCTGCCGCGCACCGATCAGGAAAAGCGCGCGGGCGGCGCGTTCAGCTGGAACACCGGCGTCGATTACCGCGCACAGCTTGCCCGGTCGGGGCGGTGGGCGATGGTGGCGGCGCTGTATGCCAAGGCGGGGCTGAAGCTGGATGCCGATCTGGCGCGGCTTAATGCGGGCAAGCGGATTGCCGCCAAGCCCTCTGCCGTCGATTATATGCGCGCCAACTACACGCCGAACGCGCGCCCGCTGGTGCCGCTGGTCGCGGTGCAGACGATCGGCGACGGGATGACCCCGCCCGCATTGCAGCGCGGCTATGCCGAGGCGGCGCGGGGGCGGGGCGTGAAGAGCCTGTACGTGAATGGCGCGGGGCATTGCACGTTCGATACCGCGACGACGCTGGCGACGATCCGCTATCTCGACCAGCGTATTGCCAACGGCAAATGGCCCGCGACTCCGGCGGTGTTCGTGGCCCATATGCCTGCGCCGATGCTGCGCCCGTGCGTGCGCGGCGGGACATGCAAATAGTGGAACGGATAGCTTTAATCCCGGCGGCGTTATAGCTGTCAATCAGGGGGCGAGCATGAGCGGGTTCGGGATATCGCGGCGGATATTGGTGGCACTGGCGCTGCTGTGGGTGCCGCTACTGGCGTCGTGCGACAAAAAGACGACCGATTTCCCGGTGCCGCCGCGCCTCGACACCGCATTTACGCCGCCCAAGACCGCATCGACGCTCAATGTGCCGGTGCGCGTCAGCCTCGACCAGCTTCAGGCCGAGCTTAACCGCGCGACCCCGCAATCGCTGTGGTCGATCGACGAGCGTCGCACCTGCGTCGCGCCCGCGCGCGTCACCGTTTGCCTGAAACATGTGCGCAAATGCAAGGGCAAGGAATGCCGCGATGTGCCTTGCAAGATCGGGGTCAAACGGATGAAGGTTACCCCAGACATCGCCTGTCGCATCGTCGGCCGGGTGACGCGCGGGCAAATCCGGCTGGGCGGGAGCGGGGAGACGATCACGCTGGCAATGCCCGTGCGCGCGGTGGTGCAGGCGCGCGACGTCGGCGGTATCATCAGACAGGAAACGGCGACGGGTGGGGCGATGGTACGCGCCACGGTGCGGCTGGGGATCGACCCGCGCTGGGAGCCGGTGGCGAAGGTCGATCTTGCCTATAACTGGACCGATCCGCCGGGGATCGACATTCTGGGTCAACGGATCGATTTCGCCAAACGCGCCGACAAGGAACTGGTGCGGGTGATCGCCGGTCTGGAGCGCAGCCTGCCGCGATCGCTG includes these proteins:
- a CDS encoding MmgE/PrpD family protein; this encodes MQHFADLTFDALPPATVHATRRALLDALGVMLGASGLSEDALPYRTHALAASGPSRLIGFETRATPSLAALANGALAHALDFGDTFDAGPAHPNAALVPALLALGDADPGIVFADVLTAMTAGSDLACRLSLAPPRAYEEGGWYPPPLVNLIATAAGCSKLLGLDADGIRNAMGLALVQGAFPSEIKYDASSPMRGVREGFVARAAVEAALLAQVGATAFAEPLEGKAGFFAIYGGGPPKDVLLDGLGTFFFGDQVSFKPWPACRGTHPYIEAALALRDRVDLTAVERIEAETGPIQEMLIRPQPVKAAPTKAIEAKFSIPYTVAAALLDGAVTLATFLPARINDAHTRALSAKVVEVRNPDWTRAHAASGSLTFVMRDGTRHIHRIMQAAGHPDKPIADSTLLTKFAACAAYAATPISPENAARLAQQILDFPPNSPACNLLD
- a CDS encoding alpha/beta hydrolase family protein; translation: MRRKAILAAVTVALAWPHAIIGQSAPAPEALPGGARWEAEVPAKWNGTLLLYSRGYSPNVGNPAAAPKPHRQALLDAGYAIAGSDYGSGGWSVEEAVPAQRATIAAFAAKYGKPKRVIAWGSSMGGLVSTALAEIKGSGIDGAAAMCASIGGSLGMMNMALDGAYAFRLLVATDARIRLVDVDDDRVNGKRAQDALTAAVKTPEGRARVALAGVLSGIPHWTSRDKPEPAATDYDAQADEIARAFVMGTYLPRTDQEKRAGGAFSWNTGVDYRAQLARSGRWAMVAALYAKAGLKLDADLARLNAGKRIAAKPSAVDYMRANYTPNARPLVPLVAVQTIGDGMTPPALQRGYAEAARGRGVKSLYVNGAGHCTFDTATTLATIRYLDQRIANGKWPATPAVFVAHMPAPMLRPCVRGGTCK